ATCAGCGGATCGAACAGGCCGCCCGCCACGGCCTCGGGCACGCCCGGGCCATTGTCCTCGACCGTCACCCGATAGTGCTGGTCAGTCTGATCGCCGGAAATTAGAACCCGACGTCGCTGACCGTCGGAGGGCGCATCCAGGGCGTTGCGGACCAGATTGAGGACGACCTGCTGGACCTGGACGCGGTCGCACAGCGCGCAGCCGTCCGGCGGGATCCTCACCGTGAGAATGGCGTCGACCTCCCTGGCGTTGATTCTCAGGATCGGCAGGATTTCGTCGACGATCTCAGCCATGTTCGCCTGGCTGTGGAAACCGGTATCGCGGGACATCAAGGTGCGCAGTCGTCGGATGACGTCGCTGGCCCGTTCAGCCTGACCGGCGGCGGATTCGACGTACTTTGTGATCTTGGCGCGATCGATCTCGGGGCGCGAAATCAGGGTCGTGGCCGCATCGAGGAAATTCAGGATGGCCGACAAGGGCTGATTGAGTTCGTGGGCGACCATGGACGCCAGTTCGCCGAGGGAGTTCAGACGCCAGTTGTAGGTAATCTGCTGCCGCAGATCCTGGGCCGCCGTTTCGGCTGCGACAACGCCGGTGACGTCCTGAATGAACAGGGTCAGGAAGTCCTCGCCGTTCGCCGAGAACTGCGCGGCCTGGACGTCGACGAAGGCGCAGCGGCCGTCGTGACGCAGGGCCGTCAGGTGGACGCCGCTTCCCCCGCTGCGGCTCGTGGCATTGAGATCCGCCAGACCTCCGGGGGCCTGGAGGGCGGCAACGTCGAGCTCGGGAATGAGGCTGGCGATATGAAGCGGCGGGTCTCCCACCATGGCGCGCCCGAAGAAGGCGTCAGCCGTCGTGTTGGCGCTTCTGATCGTTCCCGCTGCATCGATCGCGACGACCGCCATCGGTGCGTCAACCAAGATGCTCCTGGCGAACGATGCTTCCAAGCCTCTGCCCTCCCCGACGACGTTGCGCCGAATCCTGCGCCCACGCGATCGGTTTGAATTCGGGGAGGAATTCTCTCAATCCTGAGGGGCGCTCAGACTGTCATACAACCGAAATCTTCATGCGCACAAGACTTTCGCGAGAATACTCGGGGCTATTGCGAGCGAAATGCAATCGCATCTATGTCCGGCCTCGTGGTCAGGCAGTTGTATACCCTGTTTGGCCAGATCTATTCAAGGAAGTCTGCATCACGTCAAACAGAGTCGTGGCCTCGATCGGCTTGGGGACGCAGTGCTCCATGCCGGACTCGGAATAGATCTTGAGCTGATGCTGCATCACATTGGCGGTCACCGCGACGATCGGGGGTGCCGTTCGGCCCGCCGTCCGGGCTTCCTCGACGATCATGCGCGCCGCATCGACCCCGCCGAGGACCGGCATCTGGATGTCCATCAGAACGATATCCCAATCGCCCTCGCGACAGGCCTCCACGGCCTGCATGCCGTTCTCGACCAGGGTCGGCACGACATCGATCTGCTCCAGCAGCAGCGCGAGGACCTTGCGGTTCACGGGATGGTCCTCTGCGGCCAGGACGCGAAGCGAACCGGTGACCGGCCGGGGCTGGGATGGCCCGGGCGACCGCGCGGCAATGGGTTCGGCGATGGGCAGGGGCAGGGCGGCTGTCAGGCACAGCCCGCTCGGGATCCTGTTTGTCGCTGTGATGGAGCCGCCCATCCGCTGGACCAGCTGGTTGGCCATGAACAGGCCGAGCCCCAGGCCCATGCTCCCGTCGGCTCGCGGAATGGCCGGATCCAGACGCGCGTACTTGTCGAAGATCCCGGCCAGGAGATGATCGGGCACGCCCGGCCCTGAATCGCACACGGACAGTCTCACGCCGTCCACGTCGCGTGACGCCGATACCAGGATGCCGCCCGTGTCCGTCAGCTGGACCGCATTGGCGACCATGTTGTGCAGAACCTGGCGGATCCGGACCGGATCGCCGAGATAGGCGGACGCGAGCCCGGGGCAGAGGCTGACACAGATTTCCAGATTTCTGGTTTTGGCGATCGCCTCGAAAGGCTCGATCGAGCGCTGGACCAGATCACGCAGGCTGAAGGTGACGGCCTCGATCTCGAGCAGACCGGCCTCGATCCCGCCCAGGTCGATCACCTCCGCGATCAGGTCGCGAAGCCCGCGGCCGGACGTGATCAGGGTTTCCAGCCGCTCGGCCTGCACGGGTGTGAGCGGATCCCCGACGAGCGACTGGGCCATGCCCATCATGCCATTCAAGGGTGTCCTGATTTCGTGACTGATCATGGTCAGGAAGTCGCTCTTGGCCTGGCTGGCGAGTTCCGAAGCCTCCCGGGCGGCATTCAGGGTGCACATGTCTTCGGACACCCGTCGCCAGGCCCCGAAGGCGGCCAGGCACAGCAGAAGGGCGGAGCTGGCGAGCATCAGGGTGGAACGTTGGTCGCCACCGCTCCCCAGCAGAATCCCGATCAGCGATGCC
This DNA window, taken from Brevundimonas subvibrioides ATCC 15264, encodes the following:
- a CDS encoding sensor histidine kinase gives rise to the protein MVDAPMAVVAIDAAGTIRSANTTADAFFGRAMVGDPPLHIASLIPELDVAALQAPGGLADLNATSRSGGSGVHLTALRHDGRCAFVDVQAAQFSANGEDFLTLFIQDVTGVVAAETAAQDLRQQITYNWRLNSLGELASMVAHELNQPLSAILNFLDAATTLISRPEIDRAKITKYVESAAGQAERASDVIRRLRTLMSRDTGFHSQANMAEIVDEILPILRINAREVDAILTVRIPPDGCALCDRVQVQQVVLNLVRNALDAPSDGQRRRVLISGDQTDQHYRVTVEDNGPGVPEAVAGGLFDPLISTKAGGMGMGLSICRTIVEAHGGKIEHVTSSLGGAGFAFTLNNRSANV
- a CDS encoding ATP-binding protein translates to MLFAVASVAIFFPLIGLASAAIWLAAFLLMQLCEIVAFPQGQVRDQRAAQWAFALFLANKLMFSLIAIPLAVSGEHLGVAIGMVVLAGALIHAVAASGSSRLMAGAAAGPPLIVLASLIGILLGSGGDQRSTLMLASSALLLCLAAFGAWRRVSEDMCTLNAAREASELASQAKSDFLTMISHEIRTPLNGMMGMAQSLVGDPLTPVQAERLETLITSGRGLRDLIAEVIDLGGIEAGLLEIEAVTFSLRDLVQRSIEPFEAIAKTRNLEICVSLCPGLASAYLGDPVRIRQVLHNMVANAVQLTDTGGILVSASRDVDGVRLSVCDSGPGVPDHLLAGIFDKYARLDPAIPRADGSMGLGLGLFMANQLVQRMGGSITATNRIPSGLCLTAALPLPIAEPIAARSPGPSQPRPVTGSLRVLAAEDHPVNRKVLALLLEQIDVVPTLVENGMQAVEACREGDWDIVLMDIQMPVLGGVDAARMIVEEARTAGRTAPPIVAVTANVMQHQLKIYSESGMEHCVPKPIEATTLFDVMQTSLNRSGQTGYTTA